One Dethiosulfovibrio faecalis genomic window carries:
- a CDS encoding HAL/PAL/TAL family ammonia-lyase: protein MKYDRTAAVVIDSHNLTLEELVAVARHQAQVEIATEAIRRINRASSLIRQWIDQGRVIYGVTTGFGDLSTVNIDSAKTELLQENLLKSHAVGVGDPLPIETVRAIMLLRLNGLTAGHSGITIETLTQMVNFLNLDIIPLVPSQGSVGASGDLCPLSHIAVSMLGEGDVFYKGVRMSALEAMSKAGLKPIKLHPKEGIALLNGTAALTGLGALALWDALTVAKTADIAGALSVEALHGVPYAFDERTHAIRPHQGQIDVASNIR, encoded by the coding sequence ATGAAGTATGACCGCACAGCCGCTGTCGTCATTGATAGTCACAATCTTACCCTCGAAGAGCTTGTGGCCGTAGCTCGCCATCAAGCTCAGGTTGAAATCGCAACGGAGGCTATTCGACGAATCAACAGAGCTTCGTCCTTAATTCGTCAGTGGATCGATCAAGGTCGAGTAATCTACGGAGTAACCACTGGATTCGGAGATCTCTCCACTGTAAATATCGACAGCGCTAAAACCGAGCTTCTCCAAGAAAACTTGTTAAAAAGCCACGCGGTAGGAGTAGGGGATCCCCTCCCGATTGAGACCGTCAGAGCTATCATGCTACTAAGGCTCAACGGACTGACCGCCGGACATTCGGGCATCACCATTGAAACCCTCACCCAGATGGTCAACTTCCTCAACTTGGACATCATTCCCCTCGTCCCCTCTCAGGGATCGGTGGGAGCCAGCGGAGACCTTTGCCCCCTCTCGCACATAGCGGTCTCGATGCTCGGAGAGGGAGACGTCTTCTACAAAGGCGTTCGCATGTCAGCTCTGGAGGCTATGAGCAAGGCCGGACTCAAGCCGATAAAGCTTCATCCCAAAGAAGGGATCGCTCTGCTCAACGGAACCGCCGCCCTGACCGGTCTGGGAGCATTGGCCCTCTGGGACGCCCTTACCGTAGCGAAGACCGCAGACATAGCAGGAGCCCTGTCGGTGGAGGCCCTCCACGGCGTACCCTACGCTTTCGACGAGAGAACCCACGCAATCCGACCCCATCAGGGACAGATCGACGTGGCCTCCAACATCAGA
- the tnpC gene encoding IS66 family transposase: protein MTTVEKHQAIKRTCPLSNGTIRGHLPVTVKSTIQYGPETTALVSVLNTLGAVSIDRIHDILHGACNLPISTGTVYNMVKRAVSSVAPSVEVIKEKVKALPLAHFDETGVRVDKGLRWAHVACNRDYAYISVEKKRGYDGMVASGILPCFRGIAVHDFWRPYEGFDVNHVYCNAHLIRELKGIHENTGQEWALKLRKLLVWAQHKKKAFIVAGKDRFSPYCCRYRIDKPFDELLASGLAQNPLPIGKGTRGRPKKGKARNLRERFRDHKEEILLYSRDFAIPFDNNEAERNIRNFKAKLKISGCFRTSEGANDYAKIMSFLITAKKHSINIFEAMSMALDGQILFLAGATE from the coding sequence GTGACCACGGTGGAAAAACATCAAGCGATAAAACGAACCTGTCCCTTGTCCAACGGGACAATAAGGGGCCATCTACCTGTAACCGTGAAGTCCACCATCCAGTATGGTCCGGAGACTACAGCTCTGGTCTCTGTTCTAAATACCTTAGGAGCCGTATCCATAGACCGCATTCACGACATACTTCATGGGGCCTGTAACCTTCCTATATCCACTGGAACGGTCTACAACATGGTCAAAAGAGCGGTATCCTCCGTGGCACCCTCTGTGGAGGTCATAAAGGAGAAGGTCAAAGCTCTTCCCTTAGCCCACTTCGACGAAACAGGGGTCCGAGTAGATAAAGGACTCCGCTGGGCTCATGTGGCCTGTAACCGTGACTACGCCTATATCTCCGTCGAGAAGAAGCGAGGCTACGATGGAATGGTCGCCTCCGGGATACTTCCCTGTTTCAGAGGGATAGCTGTCCATGACTTCTGGCGTCCCTACGAGGGGTTTGACGTAAACCACGTCTACTGCAACGCCCATCTCATTCGGGAGCTGAAAGGCATCCACGAAAACACCGGCCAGGAATGGGCTTTAAAGCTGAGAAAGCTCCTGGTATGGGCCCAGCACAAGAAGAAGGCGTTTATCGTGGCCGGTAAGGACCGTTTTTCCCCTTATTGCTGCCGCTACAGGATCGACAAACCCTTCGATGAATTACTTGCCTCCGGTCTGGCCCAAAACCCTCTACCTATTGGAAAGGGGACAAGAGGCAGGCCCAAAAAAGGCAAGGCCAGGAACCTCCGGGAGAGATTTAGGGACCATAAGGAGGAGATCCTGCTCTATTCCAGGGATTTTGCGATCCCCTTCGACAATAACGAGGCTGAGCGAAACATCCGCAACTTCAAAGCGAAGCTTAAAATATCGGGCTGCTTCCGAACCTCGGAAGGGGCTAATGACTACGCCAAAATAATGTCGTTCCTCATTACGGCGAAGAAGCACTCGATCAATATATTCGAGGCCATGTCTATGGCTCTCGATGGTCAGATTCTATTCCTGGCTGGAGCGACTGAATAG
- a CDS encoding DUF6444 domain-containing protein translates to MFQKPTYEELFEENQMLKAIIKSLSERISELEAILKQNSQTSSKPPSSDGYKKPKPTSSRKKSDKSKGAQKGHKGSGLQLPHEPDKIVEHLPLQCESCEHKDV, encoded by the coding sequence ATGTTTCAGAAGCCCACCTACGAAGAGCTCTTCGAGGAAAACCAGATGCTCAAGGCGATAATCAAGAGCCTCAGCGAGAGAATCTCAGAGCTCGAAGCCATACTGAAACAAAACAGCCAGACCAGCTCCAAGCCTCCTTCCAGCGACGGCTATAAAAAGCCCAAGCCGACCAGTTCCCGGAAGAAAAGCGACAAGAGTAAAGGGGCTCAGAAAGGCCATAAAGGAAGTGGCCTTCAGCTTCCCCATGAGCCGGATAAAATCGTTGAGCACCTGCCCTTACAGTGCGAGAGCTGCGAACATAAGGATGTCTGA
- a CDS encoding TRAP transporter large permease subunit — MVVGCFIDNISAAIILTPILLPVAEGFGVDPVHFGVIITVALAIGFVTPPYGPTLFVASAISGVRLETISKSVVPFFLF, encoded by the coding sequence TTGGTTGTCGGTTGTTTTATCGACAATATATCTGCTGCGATTATACTGACTCCGATCTTACTCCCTGTTGCGGAGGGCTTTGGGGTCGACCCGGTTCATTTCGGGGTCATTATAACCGTTGCATTGGCCATTGGTTTCGTTACGCCACCTTATGGTCCGACGTTATTCGTGGCTTCGGCCATTTCGGGCGTTCGTCTTGAGACTATCTCTAAAAGTGTTGTCCCGTTTTTTTTGTTTTAG
- a CDS encoding metallophosphoesterase, with product MRWFIAAFMTVYLGLSSYGALRWAGTIPLDSVRRTVLGLAALGALALPIGRAASGVIPEAARHGLVQIGEIWMALLPALVVPALIWDLFRLITYLLGNSPGPRANGRIFLVWTAASILMATAGAVNARFPAVRHLKLEIPELSGPPIRAVLLTDLHVDSETSRTWLKRVTDSVRELSPDVILMAGDILDGSDGPALEKAAAGLAELKAPMGTYACPGNHEYYLGIDRARAIMESNGITVLMDDRSRLDHRLWIIGREDVQSARMGRPRTPLASLIPDDGLPTVVLDHTPSSIEESREAGASLVLSGHTHHGQIFPFQFVTSALFDLDWGLKRYGDTWGYVSCGVGVWGPPIRTSSRPEIVLLELSER from the coding sequence ATGAGATGGTTCATAGCGGCTTTCATGACGGTCTACCTGGGGCTCAGCTCCTACGGGGCTCTGAGATGGGCCGGCACGATACCACTCGACTCTGTCAGACGAACGGTCCTTGGGCTGGCCGCCCTGGGAGCTCTCGCCCTGCCGATAGGTAGAGCTGCCTCGGGAGTAATTCCCGAGGCAGCTCGGCACGGTCTCGTCCAGATAGGCGAGATCTGGATGGCGCTGCTTCCCGCTCTCGTCGTACCGGCCCTTATATGGGACCTGTTCCGCCTGATAACCTATCTCCTGGGCAATAGCCCGGGCCCCAGGGCGAACGGAAGGATATTCCTCGTATGGACCGCCGCCTCCATCCTGATGGCGACGGCCGGAGCGGTCAACGCCCGTTTCCCAGCGGTGAGACATCTGAAGCTCGAGATACCGGAACTGTCGGGCCCTCCGATCAGGGCGGTCCTCCTGACCGACCTCCACGTGGACTCGGAGACCTCCCGGACCTGGCTGAAACGGGTGACCGACTCGGTCCGAGAGCTGTCGCCGGACGTAATCCTGATGGCAGGCGATATATTGGACGGCTCGGACGGCCCCGCCCTGGAGAAAGCCGCCGCGGGACTGGCGGAGCTGAAGGCCCCGATGGGAACATACGCCTGTCCTGGCAACCACGAGTACTACCTCGGCATAGACAGGGCCAGGGCCATAATGGAGAGCAACGGCATAACGGTGCTGATGGACGACCGGAGCCGGCTGGACCACCGGCTTTGGATAATCGGTCGGGAGGACGTGCAGTCCGCCAGGATGGGACGACCCAGGACGCCGCTGGCCTCACTGATCCCCGACGACGGCCTGCCTACGGTCGTCCTGGACCACACCCCGTCGTCCATAGAGGAATCGAGAGAGGCCGGGGCGTCGCTGGTTCTGTCGGGTCACACCCATCACGGCCAGATCTTCCCCTTCCAGTTCGTCACCTCCGCACTGTTCGACCTGGACTGGGGGCTGAAACGATACGGAGACACGTGGGGCTACGTGTCCTGCGGAGTCGGGGTCTGGGGGCCGCCGATAAGGACGAGCTCCCGACCGGAGATAGTGCTGCTGGAGCTTTCCGAAAGATAG
- a CDS encoding thiamine pyrophosphate-dependent enzyme — translation MTDPRIFDLPEADMAWCPGCGDFKILEALKKALADMDMAPEDVVVVSGIGQAAKTPHFMKCNFLNGLHGRALSHATGVKAANPKLTVVAVGGDGDMYGEGGNHFLHTVRRNPDIANFVYNNMVYGLTKGQASPTSPKGMVTPVQTRGVSSEPVNPLALAIVQGATFVARAFSGDVDHTAETMKAAIKHRGYALVDVFQPCVSFNKINTFKWFKDHTYRLGDEHDSSDRSAALALAMETERFPLGILYREEGRPTFEDSLGIYEKDDTPLHRRSPDVDKVRETIDSMA, via the coding sequence ATGACCGATCCCAGAATATTCGACCTCCCCGAAGCCGACATGGCCTGGTGCCCCGGATGCGGGGACTTCAAGATACTGGAGGCCCTCAAGAAGGCCCTGGCCGACATGGACATGGCCCCGGAGGACGTTGTGGTTGTGTCCGGAATAGGCCAGGCGGCCAAGACGCCCCACTTCATGAAGTGCAACTTCCTAAACGGCCTCCACGGCAGGGCCCTGAGCCACGCCACTGGGGTAAAGGCGGCCAATCCCAAACTGACAGTGGTGGCGGTGGGAGGCGACGGCGACATGTACGGCGAGGGGGGAAACCACTTCCTCCACACGGTGAGGAGAAATCCCGACATAGCCAACTTCGTCTATAACAACATGGTGTACGGACTGACGAAGGGACAGGCCTCTCCGACCTCTCCCAAGGGGATGGTGACGCCGGTCCAGACCAGAGGGGTATCCAGCGAGCCGGTCAACCCTCTGGCCCTGGCGATAGTGCAGGGAGCCACCTTCGTGGCCCGAGCCTTCTCCGGCGACGTGGATCACACTGCGGAGACGATGAAGGCAGCCATAAAGCACAGAGGCTACGCCCTGGTGGACGTCTTCCAGCCCTGCGTTTCCTTCAACAAAATAAACACCTTCAAGTGGTTCAAGGACCACACCTACAGGCTCGGAGACGAACACGACAGCTCGGACAGATCGGCGGCCCTGGCCCTGGCGATGGAGACGGAGCGCTTCCCCCTGGGAATCCTATACCGCGAGGAGGGACGTCCCACCTTCGAGGACTCTCTGGGGATCTACGAAAAAGACGACACCCCCCTCCACCGTCGCAGCCCCGACGTCGACAAGGTGAGAGAGACCATAGACTCCATGGCCTAG
- a CDS encoding 2-oxoacid:acceptor oxidoreductase subunit alpha, producing MASGKDLSVVICGGAGYGVQTVEDILAKVLKRSGYHVFATREYMSRVRGGNNSTEIRISSAPVDGMVDEIDLLVVLSPGVRENIRRRITQNTVIAADRSSVGEEFEKTDCAFFDVPLGEMAKEAGGAVYANVIAAGLVLGIADASTEQAEEYFLSRFGKKGDKIVDENRSACGKGLELGRGMAEKFPDLAPPKKDDTSSRRVMNGVQAVSLGAIAGGCDFVTAYPMSPATGVLAFAAQNTSDFGLAVEQVEDEISAVNMAVGASYAGASPMVTTSGGGFSLMYEGFSLAGVAETPLVVHLAQRPGPATGMATRTEQGDLNLAVHAGHGEFPRLVLAPGTIEEAYSLTARAFEIAHRYQVQSIVMTDQYLLNTFRDVNPDDLIAAKPDKCLMTSGPGYRRYEDVPNGVSPRSVPGLGKGIVGCDSHEHDEEGHVFEDFDLRVRMSDKRFRKGELLREDFVPADIRGPENWTRLVLCWGSTGPIVSEALIDLKLPDTALMRVRQIWPVAEDVVAAVERADELIFVEGNHDGQLENLIRSVTGRSAQGHLRNYCGLQFSVEQVREGLSRILG from the coding sequence ATGGCTTCCGGAAAAGACCTCTCCGTCGTCATCTGCGGCGGAGCCGGATACGGAGTTCAGACCGTGGAGGACATACTGGCCAAGGTCCTCAAGAGATCGGGATACCACGTCTTCGCCACCAGGGAGTACATGTCCCGGGTCAGAGGAGGCAACAACTCGACGGAGATAAGGATATCCTCGGCACCGGTGGACGGAATGGTGGACGAAATCGACCTGCTCGTCGTGCTCAGCCCCGGAGTGAGAGAGAACATAAGGCGCAGAATAACCCAAAACACCGTGATAGCGGCGGATCGATCGTCCGTAGGGGAGGAATTCGAGAAAACGGACTGCGCCTTTTTCGACGTTCCGCTCGGAGAGATGGCCAAGGAGGCGGGAGGAGCCGTCTATGCCAACGTCATCGCCGCCGGGCTTGTCCTGGGGATTGCGGACGCCTCGACCGAACAGGCGGAGGAATACTTCCTCTCCCGGTTCGGCAAAAAGGGAGACAAGATAGTGGACGAAAACCGCTCCGCCTGCGGAAAAGGGCTGGAGCTGGGAAGAGGCATGGCGGAGAAATTCCCCGATCTGGCCCCTCCGAAAAAGGACGACACGTCCAGTAGAAGGGTCATGAACGGCGTGCAGGCCGTCTCACTGGGTGCCATAGCCGGAGGATGCGACTTCGTGACCGCCTATCCCATGTCGCCCGCCACGGGCGTCCTGGCCTTCGCAGCCCAAAACACCTCCGACTTCGGCCTGGCGGTGGAGCAGGTGGAGGACGAGATATCCGCCGTGAACATGGCGGTAGGAGCGTCCTACGCCGGGGCGAGCCCCATGGTGACCACCTCCGGAGGAGGGTTCTCCCTGATGTACGAGGGATTCAGCCTGGCGGGAGTGGCGGAGACCCCACTGGTGGTGCACCTGGCCCAGAGGCCCGGCCCCGCCACGGGAATGGCCACCAGAACCGAACAGGGAGACCTGAACCTCGCAGTCCACGCCGGACACGGAGAGTTCCCAAGGCTCGTGCTGGCGCCGGGGACCATAGAGGAGGCCTACAGCCTGACGGCCAGAGCCTTCGAGATCGCCCATCGGTATCAGGTCCAGTCCATCGTCATGACCGACCAGTACCTTCTCAACACCTTCAGGGACGTGAACCCCGACGACCTGATCGCAGCGAAACCGGACAAGTGCCTCATGACCTCCGGGCCGGGATACAGGAGATACGAGGACGTCCCGAACGGGGTATCCCCCAGGAGCGTACCGGGGCTGGGCAAAGGAATAGTCGGGTGCGACAGCCACGAACACGACGAGGAAGGCCACGTCTTCGAGGACTTCGACCTGAGGGTGAGGATGTCGGACAAACGTTTCAGAAAAGGGGAACTCCTGAGGGAGGACTTCGTCCCCGCCGACATCCGGGGCCCGGAAAACTGGACCAGGCTCGTCCTATGCTGGGGATCGACGGGACCGATAGTCTCGGAGGCCCTGATAGATCTGAAACTTCCCGACACCGCCCTCATGAGGGTCCGACAGATCTGGCCCGTGGCGGAGGACGTCGTCGCCGCGGTGGAGAGGGCCGACGAGCTCATATTCGTGGAGGGCAACCACGACGGCCAGCTGGAGAACCTGATCAGATCGGTTACGGGACGTTCAGCCCAGGGGCACCTCAGGAACTACTGCGGCCTTCAGTTCTCGGTGGAGCAGGTCCGAGAGGGCCTCTCCAGAATCCTCGGTTAG
- a CDS encoding AEC family transporter gives MRGFVTILPVVLIMAAGWGLKRFDRMDQRGADQINSVLFWLIMPAILLEAGMDIDVSVFSDWGYISVLYGTFAVVVLSVFAVASRLELPKERAAVSVLGAVRSNVVFVGLPLVSTLMGDVGVGALTVYLSIGMIFYNTFPIACAQMAMEGRFSPASVKQALGKALRTPLILAGFTGIMLSVTGVKDVFPRWFFEGLELLTDCGSGMALLVIGASLRLDKLAAGLARSWGDLLVKLVLFPAAMYVGFHLLPPRDPLLARTTVLIASLSPAFNTYILANGMGLDSDYAAEYVATATVVGIVTTAVWIEILF, from the coding sequence ATGAGGGGGTTCGTCACCATTCTTCCGGTGGTCCTGATCATGGCTGCCGGATGGGGACTGAAGAGGTTCGACAGGATGGACCAGAGGGGAGCGGACCAGATCAACTCGGTCCTGTTCTGGTTGATAATGCCCGCCATTTTGCTGGAGGCCGGGATGGACATAGACGTCTCGGTCTTCTCCGACTGGGGCTATATATCGGTGCTGTACGGAACCTTCGCCGTGGTGGTCCTGTCGGTCTTCGCAGTGGCGTCCCGGTTGGAGCTGCCGAAAGAGAGGGCTGCCGTGTCCGTGCTGGGGGCTGTGAGGAGCAACGTCGTGTTCGTCGGTCTGCCTCTGGTATCGACTCTCATGGGAGATGTGGGAGTCGGCGCCCTGACGGTCTATCTGTCCATAGGCATGATCTTCTACAACACCTTTCCCATCGCCTGCGCTCAGATGGCGATGGAGGGCCGTTTTTCTCCGGCGTCGGTCAAGCAGGCCCTCGGCAAGGCCTTGAGAACTCCTCTCATACTGGCGGGCTTCACCGGGATAATGCTGTCGGTCACAGGGGTAAAAGATGTCTTCCCCCGGTGGTTCTTCGAGGGGCTGGAGCTTCTGACCGACTGCGGCAGCGGTATGGCGCTGCTGGTCATAGGGGCGTCGCTCCGTCTGGATAAGCTGGCCGCCGGTCTGGCCCGTTCCTGGGGCGATCTTCTGGTTAAGCTGGTGCTGTTTCCCGCAGCGATGTACGTCGGTTTCCATCTTCTGCCCCCCAGAGACCCGCTGTTGGCCAGGACCACCGTGCTGATAGCCTCTCTGTCTCCGGCCTTCAACACCTATATCCTGGCCAACGGCATGGGACTCGATTCGGATTACGCCGCCGAGTACGTGGCGACCGCGACCGTGGTGGGTATAGTCACCACGGCGGTATGGATAGAGATACTGTTTTAG